The DNA sequence GAAATTGTTTGAGCAAAATATTGAAGAAAGCCTTGAAAGCGTAGAGCGGATTAAAACCCCAAAGGATTTCTTTTATACATTTGATCTTGACCGCAAGTTCCACCGGCTTTATTTGGTCAGCAGCGGGAATCGCAAGGCCGTGCAGGTTTATGATAATCTGAACACCCATGCCTTTTCTCTTTATCTGTATGACCAGCAGCCTCCAAAACGTACCCTGGAAGGAGTGGTGGGGCATAAGCTGATTTATGAAGCGTTAAAACAAAACAACAGGGAAAAGGTCATCGAACTGCTGAATTTTCACACCAAACATGCCAAAGAAACTATCAATCTTTTGTTGAGGATCGGTCGTTTGACTTGAATGGTTCACATAAAAAGGTCTGTGCCTCCCTTTAGGAGACGCAGACCTTTTTCTTTGTCTCAGACCCATTGCCAGTCATTTTCGCCAGCACCAACTTCAAAGTGATATCTGGCGATACCCAAATCCACCTTGGTATAAAAACCAGAACCTGCTGTTGCCTTTACTTTGCTGCCCGTCAGCTCAAAGCTGAATTTTTGCTGATTCATAGCGGTGGGAGCCAGCTGAACAGCTTCCATGCCCATTTTGAACCAGCTCGGCAGTTCACCCTCCACCTGGCAAAGCTGCTGGATGCTTTTGCCTTTGTGGGGTGAGCCGCTGTTTTGACCATAGCCAAGGGCGATCACCATCAGCTGTTTTTCTCCTGCGTGGGTAACAGCGGCACTTTTGCCTTTGCTGTAGCTCATGGCCACCCAACAGGTGCTGAGCCCCAACTGCTGCGCCCGTAAAACAACTTTCTCGCCATAATAGCCGCACTTTTCGTCTAGTGTGTCGCTTTTTTTGCCCACAAGAGCAATGTAGTTTCTCACATTGCTGAATTTGCCGTACCGGGCCATCATTCCACTAAAGGCTTCAGGCTCGTCGAGGCAAAGCTGAATGTGCAGGCCGCTTTCAGCGTTGCACGCCTCAATCAACTGACGAAGCGAATCGGCTGTATCTCCTTGAATCTTTTGATCGGTGTAACTGCGAACAGAGTGGCGTGACCGAATTGCATCCATTAAATCCATTTGGCATCTCTCCTTTGTTTCAAGGTTAAGTGGCTATAGTTTAATCTTGAGTAAAACAACCAACGGGGTAAAAGATACCTCTATAGGAAAAAATCCCCATGCTCAGAGGCACAGGGATTCTTCTTTTTTATACGTTCAGGAAAAACCAAAAGTTATTCATAACGAAGTGCTTCGATGGGGTCAAGTTTAGCCGCTTTGTTGGCGGGGTAGTAGCCAAAGAAAACACCAATCATCATAGAGAAGAGCACTGCAATGACAATAATAGCAATCGAAGGTGAGGCGGGGAAGCCCAGCAGTGTGGCACCAATCCAGCCCAGAAGAAGCCCTGTGCCCACACCGATCAGGCCGCCGATGAGGCATATAATCATGGATTCAACGATAAACTGCTGGCGAATAGCACTGTTGCGGGCACCCAGAGCCTTACGGGTACCAATTTCACGGGTACGCTCGGTTACAGAAACCAGCATGATGTTCATAACACCGATTCCGCCTACCACCAGAGAAATAGCAGCGATGATGGCAATGGCGATGGATAAGGTATCCAACATAGAGGTCATTTGCTTGACCATACCTTCCATGTTTTGGGTTTTAATCTCAAAATTCTTGTTGTTCTCATAATATTTGCCTAGAAAATTTTCCAGCTCGGTGGTTAAGGCAAAAGAATCCGATTCTGGTGGATAGGTAACCTGAATTTCCTGATAACCATCCAAAGCACCCACAATACGTTTTGCTGTGGTAATAGGAATGGTCATCTGGGTTTGGATATCCTCGTCCGAAACAAAAGAAGCGGCGATTGTAGGAACCTTATAGGTATACACACCAACTACATAAAAGTTAAGAATGCCGTAATTGGTTGTGTGAATCTGAACTTCTTTACCCATAGGGTCTACACC is a window from the Oscillospiraceae bacterium MB08-C2-2 genome containing:
- a CDS encoding GntR family transcriptional regulator; amino-acid sequence: MPTKSPDATPKKMLVDIAFENIRKDISQDILRPGERLNTRLLSQQYGISETPIKQALNRLMMQGVVESVPRKGMRVRSMKWEEIDEILDLRLMLELNFVDQVLLAVSGSMPIQKLFEQNIEESLESVERIKTPKDFFYTFDLDRKFHRLYLVSSGNRKAVQVYDNLNTHAFSLYLYDQQPPKRTLEGVVGHKLIYEALKQNNREKVIELLNFHTKHAKETINLLLRIGRLT
- a CDS encoding ABC transporter permease, coding for MNLLENISLALASLKAGKMRALLTMLGIIIGIGSVIAIVTVGNSLSASITNTMSDMGVNRIFIWVGNKDSDYNIEAAESDLISQDMIETMQKKFGSKLESVMITQSAGGGKAKQGRKYANVTIYGTDAGYMAKSKIEIVKGRDINDRDIKSAKSVAVISDKFAAKMFGDGVDPMGKEVQIHTTNYGILNFYVVGVYTYKVPTIAASFVSDEDIQTQMTIPITTAKRIVGALDGYQEIQVTYPPESDSFALTTELENFLGKYYENNKNFEIKTQNMEGMVKQMTSMLDTLSIAIAIIAAISLVVGGIGVMNIMLVSVTERTREIGTRKALGARNSAIRQQFIVESMIICLIGGLIGVGTGLLLGWIGATLLGFPASPSIAIIVIAVLFSMMIGVFFGYYPANKAAKLDPIEALRYE
- a CDS encoding nitroreductase family protein; translation: MDLMDAIRSRHSVRSYTDQKIQGDTADSLRQLIEACNAESGLHIQLCLDEPEAFSGMMARYGKFSNVRNYIALVGKKSDTLDEKCGYYGEKVVLRAQQLGLSTCWVAMSYSKGKSAAVTHAGEKQLMVIALGYGQNSGSPHKGKSIQQLCQVEGELPSWFKMGMEAVQLAPTAMNQQKFSFELTGSKVKATAGSGFYTKVDLGIARYHFEVGAGENDWQWV